Proteins from a single region of Polyangiaceae bacterium:
- a CDS encoding sigma-70 family RNA polymerase sigma factor → MAPDAVISAPISGDPPRAVPASDRLRTLVTEHSRVVWRFLRRLGLAEADADDALQEVMLVAARRLSDIRFGSERSFLLSTAYRIASAMRSVRNRRQEVSDEVLLELSDPSPHPDSLTDQRRARQLLDRVLAQMPLEKRAVLVAAEFEGLSLTEIAEALEIPRGTVASRLRSARDEFQGHVDRLQARLHPRRGRA, encoded by the coding sequence TTGGCGCCGGATGCAGTGATCAGTGCACCCATTTCCGGGGATCCACCGCGGGCCGTGCCCGCGAGTGACCGTCTGCGTACCCTGGTGACCGAGCACTCGCGTGTGGTGTGGCGGTTTCTGCGACGACTGGGCCTGGCAGAAGCCGATGCCGACGATGCGCTGCAGGAGGTGATGCTGGTGGCAGCACGTCGATTGAGCGACATTCGTTTCGGCAGCGAGCGGTCCTTCTTGCTGAGCACCGCGTACCGAATCGCGTCGGCAATGCGCTCCGTGCGCAACCGGCGACAGGAAGTCAGCGACGAGGTCTTGCTGGAACTCTCGGATCCGTCGCCTCACCCAGACTCTTTGACGGATCAACGTCGCGCGCGACAGTTGCTGGATCGAGTCCTGGCGCAAATGCCCCTCGAGAAGCGCGCGGTGCTGGTGGCAGCGGAGTTCGAGGGACTCAGCTTGACTGAGATCGCGGAGGCACTCGAGATCCCGCGAGGCACCGTGGCATCGCGCCTTCGCTCGGCGCGTGACGAATTCCAGGGCCACGTCGATCGCCTGCAGGCGCGACTCCATCCCCGGCGAGGGCGAGCATGA
- a CDS encoding DnaJ domain-containing protein → MKFVRDHYEVLGVPVSADAATIRRAHRVRAVYDHRRGALGIKAQLEMLQEARDLLLDPDQRRAFDALREDLLVRPQRQRNDIEAERVRREGRRRQALNRRIGVESQRLGRARVAQNETTLATLGLLSTPRDAPSVSRVTWARRLGVLVGLALILVVALAVLLYLTRR, encoded by the coding sequence ATGAAGTTCGTGCGCGATCATTACGAGGTGTTGGGAGTCCCGGTGTCGGCGGATGCAGCAACCATCCGCCGTGCCCACCGAGTTCGCGCGGTCTATGACCATCGAAGGGGTGCTCTGGGCATCAAGGCACAGTTGGAAATGTTACAGGAGGCGCGGGATCTGTTGCTCGATCCCGATCAACGCCGCGCTTTCGACGCGCTGCGGGAGGACCTCTTGGTCCGACCGCAGCGTCAGCGCAACGACATCGAGGCCGAACGTGTGCGTCGGGAAGGGCGACGGCGCCAAGCGCTGAATCGCAGGATCGGCGTTGAAAGCCAGCGATTGGGACGTGCGCGGGTCGCCCAAAACGAAACGACTCTGGCAACCCTCGGACTGCTGTCCACGCCGCGAGACGCACCGTCGGTATCGCGTGTTACCTGGGCACGCCGACTCGGGGTGTTGGTTGGCCTCGCGCTCATTCTCGTCGTTGCGCTTGCGGTGCTACTCTACCTCACGCGCCGCTAG